CCAGGCCCTCTCGCTCCAGGGCCAAGGCCGCCTCGGAGGCCTTAAGCACCGGCAGGGCCGGTTTCTGCGCCAGGTAAAGGGCCATCTGGGCCCCGTCCTCTACCGGCTCGAAGCCCTGGGCGATGAGCCCCTGGGCCAGCACCCCGGCGGTGTAGAGGTCGTCCATGCCCACCTGGCCCTCCTTCCCAGCGCAGAGGATGGTCACGTCCGAGCCCAGCCGGGCCGCCAGGTCCACCGCTGCCGGGGCGTTCAGGAGGGAGGCCAAAAGCACTTCGCGGGCCAGCCCCGCAGCCTTATGGGCGGCCTTGGTGCCGTTGGTGGTGGCGTGGATGACCGTACGCCCCGAAAGCTGAGCTGCTGCGGCCTCGCGCGGGCTGTTGCCGAAGTCGAAGCCCTCCGGGCGCAGCCCCCCCACCTCACCGGCCAGCAGCTCACCGTTTTGCCGCAGGGTGCGGGCCGGCTCGAGGCCCGCGGTGAGCCAGAGGGCCTGGGCCCCGGCCTCTAGGAACATGGTGGCGGTGCTGGTGGCCCGGATTACGTCTACCACCAGCATCACCTCGGTCTGGGGCAGGGCCTCGAGGGGCAGGGGATGCACTCGAACGCGCTTCATCGGTTCAAAAGCTCCAGCACTGCCCGCACCACCGACCCAGGGCGGAAGCCCAGGTTCTCGTAGACTGCGGGATAGGGTGCGCTCGCCCCGAAGTGATCCAGGCCCATTACCGCATCGGCGTAGCGCTCCCAGCCAAGGCTACTACCCGCCTCCACCGCCAGCGTGGGCAGGCCCCTGGGCAGCACGGCCTCGCGGTACTCGCGCGGCTGGGCCTCGAAGGCCTCCCAGCAGGGCAGGCTCACCACCCGCACCGGGATGCCCTCCTCGTCCAGGAGCTTTTGCGCCTCCAGGGCCAGGGCCACCTCGCTGCCGGTGGCCACGATGGCTGCCCTAGCCCCAGGCCGCTCGGAGAGGACGTATCCGCCCTTCAGGACACCCTCCGCGCCGGCCAGGTTGGACCGCTCCAGCACCGGTACGGCCTGGCGGGTGAGCACCAGCGCGGTGGGGCCCTCCTTGCGCTCCAGGGCCATGCGCCAGGCGTAGGCGGTCTCGAGGGCGTCCGCCGGACGCACCACCAAGAGGCCCGGCATAGCCCGCAGGCTGGCTAGGTGCTCGATGGGCTGGTGGGTGGGGCCGTCCTCGCCGATGGCCACCGAGTCGTGGGTGAGCACGAAGATGGTGGGGGTGCCCATCAGGGCCGCTAGGCGGATGGCCGGGCGCATGTAGTCGGAGAAAACGAAGAAGGTGCCCCCATACGCCCGGTAACCCCCGTGCAGGTTGAGCCCGTTCAGGATGGCCCCCATGGCGTACTCCCGCACCCCGTAGTGCAGGTAGCGGCCGGTGGGGTTCTCGCGCGAGAAGGACTCCATCCCTTGGGCCTGAGTGTTGTTGGAGGGGGTGAGGTCGGCGCTGCCGCCCAAGAGCTCCGGGAGGGCTGAGGCCAGGGCGTCGAGCACCTTGCCCGAGGCGGCGCGGGTGGCGATTTTTCCGCTGAAGCTAGGGATGAGCTGTTCCCACTCGAGCGGGGGCAGCTCGCCCTTCAGCCGGCGCTGGAGTTCCTGCGCTTCTTCTGGGTAGGCTTCGGCGTAGCGCTCTAGGCGGGCCCGCCAGTCAGCCTCGAGGCGCTGCCCTTTGGCGATGGCTGCCCGGAAGTGCTCGTAGACCTCAGGGGGAATCTCGAAAGGGGGATGGGGCCAGTTCAGGTTCTTACGGGTGGCCTCGAGGGCCTCTGCACCCAGCGGCTCGCCGTGCACCTTGTGGCTCCCAGCTTTGGGCGAGCCCGCTCCGATCACCGTGCGCACCGCAATCAGGGAGGGGCGAGCGTCTACCTGGGCCGCCCGGATGGCCGAGCACACCGCGGCCAGGTCCTCCCCGTCCACCCGCTGGGTGTGCCAGCCGTAGGCGGCGTAACGGGCCAGCACATCCTCGCTGAAGGAGAGGTCGGTTTTCCCGTCAATGGAGATGTGGTTGTCGTCCCACAGCACGATGAGCTTGGAGAGGCCCCAGTGCCCGGCCAGGCTGGAGGCTTCCCCTGAGACCCCTTCCATCAGGTCGCCGTCCGAGGCCAGCACATAGGTGTAGTGATCCACCACGGTGTGGCCTTGGCGGTTGAACTCGGCGGCCAGTTTGCGCTCGGCCAGGGCCAGCCCCACTGCGGTGCTGATGCCCTGGCCCAAAGGCCCGGTGGTCACCTCCACCCCGGGGGTGTGGCCGTACTCGGGGTGGCCGGGGGTCTTGGAGCCCCACTGGCGGAAGCGCTTGAGCTCGTCGAGGGACAGGTCGTAGCCGGTGAGGTGCAGAAGAGCGTACAGGAGCATGGAGCCGTGCCCCGCCGAGAGCACAAAGCGGTCGCGGTCGGGCCAGTGGGGGTTGGTGGGGTTGTGCCTGAGGAAGTCGTTCCAGAGCACATAAGCCGCCGGGGCCATACCGAGGGGCATGCCCGGGTGGCCGCTTTTGGCCTGCTCCACCGCGTCCGCGGCCAGCATCCGGATAGCGGAGATGGCCTGGGTTTCGATCGCACTGAGGATGGCCTTCATACTTCTCCTTTCACAAGACGAGCCTTCGAATCAGTGTAGTAAGCACCAATCAATATCATCAAGTTTTGTTTTAACTATTTTGATAATTTATGCTTATGGAAATTGTCCGACGATCCGTTTAGAGCGCTCTTCATAGCGGATTCAAAAAGATAATCCCCCAAAGCAAAGACCTTCAGAGGCTATCTTTTTGAATCCTAGAGCCCTCCCTTCGGTCGGCCGCCCCATCAAGTCAGCGCAGCCACGTCCGTGAAGGGCGCGATAAGCAGAGAGTCCTAACTTTTTGGAGGTTGTAAGGCTCTCAGTGTAGACCAAACCCGCATTGAGAAAAGTATCACCCAGAGCCAGAACATCCCCAGCAGTACGAGCAAAACCCAGGCCAGGCCGCCTAAGAAGACCGAGTCCAGCGCCCTGGAGAGAGCCAGGGTGGCAAGGGTAAAGGCCCCCAGCGGAAACACAAACCCCCACCAGCCCGGGGAAAATTGGAACTGCACGCGGCGGCAGGCCACCAAGAGCGTATCCAGCAGCAGGGCCAAGCTGTAGAAAAGCCACCACAGCCCCAGGCCCCAAACGACCAAGCCCACCACCGGCCAGGCCTCGAGCCAACCCCCGGGCACCAGGCCCACCCGCGCCCCACCCTCGAGCCAGCGCCAGGGCGCGAGCACCAGGAGGCCCACCGGGGCCAGCCCGATGAAGACCGAGGGCAAAAGGTGCGGCTCGAGCCGCCCGTGGGCGTAGAGTCGCTGCAAAAAGCTCGCCAGCACGAAGAGGAACAGAAAGAACCCCGCACCCAGAAAAAGCCCGCTCACCACCCAGACCTCCCGCTGCCAGGCCGGGGGGAAGGTCTCGAGCCAGACCCCGGCGGTGATCGGCACCA
This genomic stretch from Calidithermus timidus DSM 17022 harbors:
- a CDS encoding 2-phosphosulfolactate phosphatase — encoded protein: MKRVRVHPLPLEALPQTEVMLVVDVIRATSTATMFLEAGAQALWLTAGLEPARTLRQNGELLAGEVGGLRPEGFDFGNSPREAAAAQLSGRTVIHATTNGTKAAHKAAGLAREVLLASLLNAPAAVDLAARLGSDVTILCAGKEGQVGMDDLYTAGVLAQGLIAQGFEPVEDGAQMALYLAQKPALPVLKASEAALALEREGLGADVDFCAQIGLSERVPRMMGRQGAALVFT
- the tkt gene encoding transketolase — encoded protein: MKAILSAIETQAISAIRMLAADAVEQAKSGHPGMPLGMAPAAYVLWNDFLRHNPTNPHWPDRDRFVLSAGHGSMLLYALLHLTGYDLSLDELKRFRQWGSKTPGHPEYGHTPGVEVTTGPLGQGISTAVGLALAERKLAAEFNRQGHTVVDHYTYVLASDGDLMEGVSGEASSLAGHWGLSKLIVLWDDNHISIDGKTDLSFSEDVLARYAAYGWHTQRVDGEDLAAVCSAIRAAQVDARPSLIAVRTVIGAGSPKAGSHKVHGEPLGAEALEATRKNLNWPHPPFEIPPEVYEHFRAAIAKGQRLEADWRARLERYAEAYPEEAQELQRRLKGELPPLEWEQLIPSFSGKIATRAASGKVLDALASALPELLGGSADLTPSNNTQAQGMESFSRENPTGRYLHYGVREYAMGAILNGLNLHGGYRAYGGTFFVFSDYMRPAIRLAALMGTPTIFVLTHDSVAIGEDGPTHQPIEHLASLRAMPGLLVVRPADALETAYAWRMALERKEGPTALVLTRQAVPVLERSNLAGAEGVLKGGYVLSERPGARAAIVATGSEVALALEAQKLLDEEGIPVRVVSLPCWEAFEAQPREYREAVLPRGLPTLAVEAGSSLGWERYADAVMGLDHFGASAPYPAVYENLGFRPGSVVRAVLELLNR
- a CDS encoding C4-dicarboxylate transporter encodes the protein MEAALPAQPSVRYLNPAWFASVMGTGVLAQALAQFGLMGLALPVYWLALLSLLALLGLYLAKLLRYPQAALSDLQHPLLSQMLPTLPIALLVMSLATRALPLGPWSVPLGQGLFWLGMPLIFLVGLLVVFVVSTRLRLPLEAASGAWFIPPVSALLVPITAGVWLETFPPAWQREVWVVSGLFLGAGFFLFLFVLASFLQRLYAHGRLEPHLLPSVFIGLAPVGLLVLAPWRWLEGGARVGLVPGGWLEAWPVVGLVVWGLGLWWLFYSLALLLDTLLVACRRVQFQFSPGWWGFVFPLGAFTLATLALSRALDSVFLGGLAWVLLVLLGMFWLWVILFSMRVWSTLRALQPPKS